A single region of the Erythrobacter sp. HL-111 genome encodes:
- a CDS encoding Zn-ribbon domain-containing OB-fold protein → MGEKIDPDLWSEDPEPRLMGGKLPSGEIVFPMPKGDAARGVEPYKLSRRGKLWSWTSQGFLPKEPYEGPGSGPGEGPQDFEPFLLGYVELPGEVIVESRIVDATLDDLELGMEMEFCIVPFNHRYDTYAFRPAAAARKEAA, encoded by the coding sequence ATGGGCGAGAAGATCGATCCGGACCTGTGGAGCGAGGATCCCGAACCGCGCCTGATGGGCGGAAAGCTGCCGTCGGGCGAAATCGTCTTTCCGATGCCCAAGGGCGACGCGGCGAGGGGCGTGGAGCCCTACAAGCTCTCGCGCCGGGGGAAGCTGTGGTCGTGGACCTCGCAGGGCTTCCTGCCCAAGGAACCCTATGAAGGCCCCGGATCAGGCCCGGGGGAAGGGCCGCAGGACTTCGAGCCGTTCCTGCTCGGCTATGTCGAACTGCCGGGCGAGGTGATCGTCGAGAGCCGGATCGTCGATGCAACGCTCGACGATCTCGAACTCGGCATGGAGATGGAATTCTGCATCGTGCCGTTCAACCACCGCTACGACACCTATGCCTTCCGCCCGGCGGCGGCTGCGCGAAAGGAAGCCGCATGA